In Deltaproteobacteria bacterium, the genomic window TGGCCATTTTCAAGACCCATCTCGGAAATATGGATCAAACCCTCAATGCCTTCCATTATCTGTACGAACGTTCCGAAATCAGCGTGGCTCACAACTTTGCCGGTGAGAATGGACCCGACAGGGTGCTTCGAACCGATCTCCTCCCAGGGATTTGTGGTAAGCTGTTTAAGCCCCAGGGAGAGCCTCTCCCTGGTTTTGTCAACACTAAGCACCACGACCGTTACGGGATCACCTTTCTTAACAACCTCGGAAGGGTGGTTGATCTTCCTTGTCCAGGACATGTCACTGACGTGGATGAGTCCGTCAATTCCTTCTTCCAGCCCCACAAAAGCCCCGAAATCGGTGAGCGTCCTCACTTTGCCGTCAATCATGCTTCCTGGAGGATATTTTTCGGCGACGACATCCCACGGGTTGGGTTCCACCTGTTTCATCCCAAGGGAAATCCTGCGGTTTTCCTTATCGAAATTCAGGACCTCGGTCTCGACCTGATCACCGACATCCACCAGCTTCGAAGGGTGCTTTATCTTACGGTTCCATGTCATCTCCGAGATGTGGACCAGACCTTCGACCCCATCCTCAAGCTTAACGAAGGCACCGTAATCGGTGATGCTTACAACCTTGCCGGCGACCCTGGAGCCCACTGGATACCGGCCGGCGACCAATTCCCACGGATCCTCGGTCAACTGCTTCATTCCGAGGGAAACCCTTTCCTTTTCGCGGTCGAACTTCAGAACTTTGACGTTGACGGTATCCCCCACGGTTAGAACCTCGGAGGGATGCTGGAGACGGCCCCAGGACAGGTCGGTAATATGGAGGAGGCCGTCAATACCGCCAAGGTCTATGAAAGCACCATAATCGGTGATGTTTTTTACGATCCCTTCCATTACACTGCCTTCCTCGAGGACCTTCAGGGTTTCCTCTTTCTTGCTTTCCCTTTCCTCCTCCAGAAGGACTCTTCGCGAGAGAACGACGTTGCCCCGCCGCGGGTTGAATTTAATAATCTTAAAGAAGAATTCTTCGCCAACCAGGCGATCCAGATTCCTGATGGGGCGAATGTCCACCTGGGACCCCGGTAGAAAGGCTTTAACGCCGATATCCACGGTCAGGCCGCCCTTGATCCTCGATATTATCTTGCCGCTGACAGGTTTGTTGTCGTCATAGGCCTTTCCAATATCGTTCCAGACCTTCATTTTGTCGGCCTTCTCTTTGGAAAGGTAGATCAGCCCCTCAGCATCCTCTTTCTTCTCGAGAAACACCTCCACCGAATCGCCGACTTCAACAGTTATCTCACCGTTTTCATCCTCAAACTGTTTCTTTGGGATTATTCCCTCGGATTTATACCCGACATCCACGAGAACACCATCATCCGTGATCCCGATAACGGAACCGGTTACGACCTCCCGTTCCTTGAGGTCCTTTATGCTCTCCTCGTAGAGCTTTGCAAAATCTTCCTCTTCTTCGTAATCATCGTCCTCAATATCTGCGCTTACATTGACAGGCTCCCTCGACGCATCATCGTCGTATTCCGCACCTGTGAGGGAATTTTTCTCTTCGATTATCATACCTTGGTAATCCTCCTTTAGTATTTTCTTTTTCGAACGGTTGCGGATTATCCTATATTTGATATACCATGTCAATCGCAATAAACGCCGGGAATACAGCTTTTACGGGGCTTTCCGGCAACATCGGGGCACCCATGATGGTGATGATTTCCGGCGGTCCTATCCCAAAGCCTTCTCCAGAATACCGACGACTTCATCAATAACCCAGCCGGGGGTTGAGGCGCCTGCCGTCACTCCAACCGTCGCTCCGGGGGGGATATGCAGACCCTCCAGCTCTTCGGCGCTTTCGATCTGGCAGGTCCTGGCGCATTCTTCCAGCGCCGCTTCGGTCAGCCTTGCCGTGTTGGCACTGTTTCTACCGCCCACAACGATCATGACATCCACTTTCTTTGCCATATTCCGCGCCTGTTTCCTTCTCGCGTCGGTCGCCTGACAGGTGGTTCTGAAGACCTTGATCTCCTTGCAGACCCCCACGCAGTAGGAGGCGACACGCTGCAGATTCTCCAGGGCATGTGTCGTTTGAGCGACGATGCCGACCCTGGCCTTTATGCCCGGACTTTCTTTCAGTTCCTGGACGCTTTTGGCCACCAGACTGTCAGCGGGGGCAAAACTCAGGATGGCTTTTACCTCCGGATGGTCGACCTGTCCTACGATGATGACCTGGTAATTTTCGTCGGCAAGGGTTTCCACCCGTTCCTTGAGCCTGTTGACGAAAGGACATGTGGCATCAACCACATTGAGGCCTTTCGCCCCCGCCATATCGATGACACCCTTCTGCGCACCGTGGGATCGTATAATAACGGTACCTGTCTCGATATCGTCCAGACTTACCGCCATCCGCAGCCCCATGGTCTCGAGACGCCGCACCTCCTGGGGGTTATGAATGATGGGCCCCAGGGTATAAACCGGTCCGGGACCTTTCCGGAGCGCCGAAACAGCCATTTCCACAGCCCTCTCCACCCCAAAGCAGAACCCGGCTGTTTTTGCCAGCAGAACCTTAGCCACCTTGATTCTTCCGTCCTTTAGATAGGTCGCAAAAAGTCCATCCATGGCTTTTTACTCAACGGAAAGCGAAAAATGTCATTTTCACTTTCCTCACAAATCTTCGATTTGAGCGCCCCAAAAGGGGCGCGTTGATGACTTCTTACGAAATCATCATCCTTGATAGGTCGTAAAAAGCCATGGATGGACTTTTTACGAAGTCTCCAATTCTTTAACCCTTCTGAAAATCAGATCAACGACATCCTCCGGGGACATGTCGGTCGTGTCTACAATGATGGCATCATCCGCACGCCGAAGGGGGGAATCGGAGCGGGTGGAATCGTTGTGGTCGCGCTCCTGCATATCATCTTCCACCTTATCCAACGGATCCTTTTCCCCCTGTCCACTGAGTTCAAGCCAACGTCTTTTCGCCCTCTCTCCGACGGCTGCGTCGAGGTAAAATTTGGCCCGGGTTTCAGGGAAGACGACCGTGCCCATATCCCTTCCCTCAGCCACCAGGCCGCCCCGGCTCCCTATTTCACGCTGCAGGCGCACCATGTGGCGCCTGACGGAACTGACCCCGGACACGGCGGAGGACGCGCGGCTCATCTCGGGGGTTCGAATAAGATCCGAAACATCCTCCCCGTCCAGGGTCACCCTCATTCCGCATTCGGTGTTGACGAAATTGATGTGAATTCTGCCGCAGAGAGCGTCGAGAGCAATCTCATCTTCCAGATCCAGGCCGTCCCTGACCGCGGCCAGCGCCACCGCCCGGTACATCGCCCCCGTATCAAGGTGGACATACCCCAAGCGCTTCGCCAATTCCCCGGCCACGGTGCTCTTGCCCGCCCCGGATGGTCCGTCAATGGCGACAACCTGCTTCATCGTTCAGTCCA contains:
- a CDS encoding (d)CMP kinase, with the protein product MKQVVAIDGPSGAGKSTVAGELAKRLGYVHLDTGAMYRAVALAAVRDGLDLEDEIALDALCGRIHINFVNTECGMRVTLDGEDVSDLIRTPEMSRASSAVSGVSSVRRHMVRLQREIGSRGGLVAEGRDMGTVVFPETRAKFYLDAAVGERAKRRWLELSGQGEKDPLDKVEDDMQERDHNDSTRSDSPLRRADDAIIVDTTDMSPEDVVDLIFRRVKELETS
- a CDS encoding 30S ribosomal protein S1 — translated: MIIEEKNSLTGAEYDDDASREPVNVSADIEDDDYEEEEDFAKLYEESIKDLKEREVVTGSVIGITDDGVLVDVGYKSEGIIPKKQFEDENGEITVEVGDSVEVFLEKKEDAEGLIYLSKEKADKMKVWNDIGKAYDDNKPVSGKIISRIKGGLTVDIGVKAFLPGSQVDIRPIRNLDRLVGEEFFFKIIKFNPRRGNVVLSRRVLLEEERESKKEETLKVLEEGSVMEGIVKNITDYGAFIDLGGIDGLLHITDLSWGRLQHPSEVLTVGDTVNVKVLKFDREKERVSLGMKQLTEDPWELVAGRYPVGSRVAGKVVSITDYGAFVKLEDGVEGLVHISEMTWNRKIKHPSKLVDVGDQVETEVLNFDKENRRISLGMKQVEPNPWDVVAEKYPPGSMIDGKVRTLTDFGAFVGLEEGIDGLIHVSDMSWTRKINHPSEVVKKGDPVTVVVLSVDKTRERLSLGLKQLTTNPWEEIGSKHPVGSILTGKVVSHADFGTFVQIMEGIEGLIHISEMGLENGQGAEEVYPPGSEVKVKILGLDPDERKVSLSITAAQEGSSAGKYSSYLNNNSEGGGTLGDILGASLAAQMDQTDPSPHQEVGKDVEGGGEDDESEEGEAEEGKTEEGEAEKGETEKS
- the ispH gene encoding 4-hydroxy-3-methylbut-2-enyl diphosphate reductase, which encodes MDGLFATYLKDGRIKVAKVLLAKTAGFCFGVERAVEMAVSALRKGPGPVYTLGPIIHNPQEVRRLETMGLRMAVSLDDIETGTVIIRSHGAQKGVIDMAGAKGLNVVDATCPFVNRLKERVETLADENYQVIIVGQVDHPEVKAILSFAPADSLVAKSVQELKESPGIKARVGIVAQTTHALENLQRVASYCVGVCKEIKVFRTTCQATDARRKQARNMAKKVDVMIVVGGRNSANTARLTEAALEECARTCQIESAEELEGLHIPPGATVGVTAGASTPGWVIDEVVGILEKALG